In Blastocatellia bacterium, the following are encoded in one genomic region:
- a CDS encoding ABC transporter permease, producing MNGIAGILLRRLLLVIPVVWAVVTLVFLLLHLVPGDPVLAFLGETATPEQVAEMRRRFGLDRPLLEQYANYWKQVLQGDLGVTFVDRRPVAEKILSRYPATLQLAVAALLVAVLIAIPLGVTAARHHGGVRDAAASIVALLGIALPNFALGPLLILLFSVKLQLLPPSGFGDPAHLVLPAFTLGAALAAILTRLVRTSVLEELRQDYVKTARAKGLDERTVIYRHVLRNGLIPVVTIVGLQFGVLLGGAIITERIFNWPGIGTLTIEAIAARDYPLVQGCLLVISLTYIFVNTATDLLYRVLDPRIKVE from the coding sequence ATGAACGGCATCGCGGGTATTCTCTTGCGTCGGCTCCTGCTCGTCATTCCGGTGGTTTGGGCTGTAGTGACGCTCGTCTTCCTGCTGCTGCATCTGGTGCCGGGGGATCCGGTCCTCGCCTTTCTCGGAGAGACGGCGACGCCCGAACAAGTGGCGGAGATGCGCCGTCGGTTCGGACTGGATCGGCCGCTGCTGGAGCAATACGCGAACTATTGGAAGCAGGTGCTGCAGGGCGATCTCGGCGTGACCTTTGTGGATCGGCGTCCTGTCGCCGAGAAGATCCTCTCTCGCTATCCGGCGACATTGCAATTGGCCGTCGCCGCTCTGCTCGTCGCCGTGCTCATCGCGATCCCGCTCGGCGTGACGGCAGCTCGCCATCACGGAGGGGTGCGCGACGCCGCGGCTTCCATAGTCGCGCTGTTGGGGATCGCACTACCGAACTTCGCCTTGGGTCCGCTGCTGATCCTCCTTTTCTCAGTGAAGCTCCAGCTCTTACCCCCTTCAGGCTTCGGCGATCCGGCGCATCTCGTCCTTCCGGCGTTCACGCTTGGAGCGGCTCTGGCGGCGATCCTCACCCGCTTAGTGCGCACGAGCGTCCTGGAGGAGTTACGCCAAGACTACGTGAAGACAGCTCGCGCCAAGGGCCTCGACGAGCGCACAGTGATCTATCGCCATGTCTTGCGCAATGGCCTCATCCCAGTCGTCACCATCGTGGGCTTGCAATTCGGCGTTTTGCTCGGCGGGGCGATCATCACCGAACGCATCTTCAATTGGCCGGGGATCGGTACGCTCACCATTGAAGCCATCGCCGCGCGCGATTATCCGCTCGTGCAAGGTTGTCTGCTCGTGATCTCGCTGACCTACATCTTCGTCAACACGGCGACCGACCTGCTGTACCGCGTGCTCGATCCTCGGATCAAGGTGGAATGA
- a CDS encoding ABC transporter permease has translation MSMGWTGKIGWVLVTGLLLVALWAPRLAPHDIQKQDLAARLQPPSRAHPMGRDEFGRDVLSRLLYGARVSLRVGLMVVAICASVGTIIGAIAGYYGGWTDRLISGFLFNTFLAFPGILLALAMIAFLGPSVNHLILALSIIGWVSYARLIRGQVLKVKELDFVQAARAMGAGDARILLRHILPNVVQPLIVQATLGVAGAVLAEASLSFLGLGVQEPMPSWGKMLDSGRAYLTTAPHLVLFPGLAIAVTVLAFNLAGDGLNEWLNPQRSRPPS, from the coding sequence ATGAGCATGGGATGGACGGGGAAGATCGGATGGGTTCTGGTCACGGGGCTGCTCCTTGTGGCGCTCTGGGCGCCGCGCCTGGCCCCCCATGACATCCAAAAACAGGATTTGGCCGCTCGTTTGCAACCGCCTTCGCGGGCTCATCCGATGGGGCGAGACGAATTCGGACGCGATGTCCTCTCCCGATTGCTCTACGGCGCGCGCGTCTCCTTGCGCGTCGGCCTCATGGTCGTCGCCATCTGCGCGAGCGTGGGGACGATCATCGGAGCCATAGCGGGCTACTATGGCGGATGGACGGATCGGCTCATCTCGGGTTTCCTCTTCAACACGTTCCTGGCATTTCCCGGCATTTTGCTGGCCTTGGCGATGATCGCCTTCCTCGGCCCGAGCGTGAACCATTTGATCCTCGCGCTCTCGATCATCGGATGGGTGAGCTACGCGCGCCTCATTCGCGGCCAGGTCCTGAAGGTGAAGGAGTTGGACTTCGTCCAGGCCGCGCGCGCGATGGGCGCCGGCGATGCCCGCATCCTGCTCCGCCACATCCTGCCCAATGTCGTGCAACCGCTCATTGTGCAGGCGACGCTCGGCGTAGCTGGCGCCGTGCTCGCCGAAGCGAGCTTGAGTTTCCTCGGTCTCGGCGTCCAAGAGCCGATGCCCAGTTGGGGGAAAATGCTTGATTCCGGACGCGCGTATTTGACGACGGCCCCTCATTTGGTCCTTTTCCCCGGATTGGCCATCGCCGTGACTGTGCTCGCGTTCAACCTCGCGGGCGATGGGTTGAACGAATGGCTCAATCCGCAACGCTCGCGTCCTCCGTCGTGA